TGCTGGATTCGGGCATCGACATTCTCGTCAACAACGCCGGCCCGTTCGTCCGCGAGCGCCGCAGCTTCGCCGACGCGCCGGAGGACGAACTGGAGATGCTGGTGCAGGGCAACCTGCTCGGGCCGATGCGGCTCGATCGTCTCGTCATCCCCGGCATGCGGGAGCGGGGCTTCGGGCGCATCGTCCATTTCGGCTTCGGGCGCTCCGCCGAAGCGCGCGGCTGGCCGCATCGCGGGGCGTACGCGGCCGCCAAGGTGGCGCTCGTCTCGCTTACGAAAACGCTCGCCGTCGAAGAAGCCGGTTCCGGCATTACGGTCAACATGGTTTGCCCGGGAGATATTCGCGGTAACAACAAAGAGAAGCGCATCGACGAGGTGCGCGGCGAGGCCGATCCGGAAGCGTCGGGCCGACCCGGTTCCGGAGAAGACGTCGCCCGCGTCATCGCCTTCCTGTGCGACCCCGCGTCGGATTACGTCACCGGCAACATCGTCGACGTGACGGGCGGCTTCGACCCGATTCGGTATCGGTTCGCGTGAACGACAAAAAACCTGACGGACCGGATACGGTCGTCAGGTTTTTCATAACATAATGGCATTAGAATACCTGCATAACTTCCTTAACGCCGTCGATTTCCTCCATCAGGGCGCGCTCGATGCCGGCTTTCAGCGTAATCGTCGAGCTTGGGCAGCTGCCGCATGCACCCATCAAGCGGAGCTTCACGATGCCGTCCTCGATATCTACGAGTTCGACGTCGCCGCCGTCGCGCTGCAGGAACGGACGCAATTTATCCAAAACTTCGACCACATCGTCATACATCTTCTCATCGGTGTTCGTCGTCATTGCAATCATCTCCTTTCCTCTTATATTATATTACAAAATCTCAAAAAGTTAAACGGGAGGCGGCGTCATGAACCGACTGGTCGAATTTTGCACCAACAATATGCATCACGGGACGGACGAGATCATGCGCCGGCTCGAAGAGCGGCCCGATGTCGAGACGATCGAATACGGCTGCCTCGGCAATTGCGGACAATGCTATTTGGAGCCGTACGCTCTTGTCGACGGCGAAGTCGTCGCGGCCGAGGATGCGGAAACGCTATACGAAAAAATCGTCGAAAAACTAAACGAAGCGGAGGTCGACCCGTTCGCCGACCTGCCGCTCGATTAAGTTACCCCAAATGCGTTTTGGACATCCAAAGCACGCCGCTCTTCAAGAGCCGCGGCACGCGGCCCATCAGCGTCCTGCGTCCCATGACGCCGAAGCCGGCTTTCTTGCCGAGCGAGCCGAGGACGCCTTTCAGCTTGATTTGGCGGAGGCGCACCGATTCGCCGCGCATCCGCGCGCGAATGACTTCGGCCACCTGCTTGCCCTGCGCTTCCGCCGCTTGGCCGCTCGGGGCGAACGGGAGGGCGGCGCAATCGCCGACGACGTAAATTGCGTCGTCGTGCGGCAGATGATACGTGTCGGTCAAGAACAGGCGGCCCATGCCGTCCTTCTCGCCGGGCAGCGCCTGCACGATCGGGCTCGCCTGGATGCCGGCCGTCCATACGGTGACGTCGGTTTCGATAATCTGGTCGCGGTCGTACAGGACGCCGCGCTCCAGGCGCGACAAGGCGACGTGGCCGCGCATTTCCACATCGTGCTCCAGGAACCACGAGCGAACATAATCCTGCGCTTTGCCCGGGAACGCGGATAAGACGCTCGGGCCGCGGTCGAGGATGCGGATGTTCAAATCCGGGCGGCTTTCCCGCAGCTCCGCCGCGACTTCGACGCCGCTGAGGCCCCCGCCGACGATCGTCACTTGACCGTAAGGTTTGACGTCGTTCACCTGCTGATACGTCGCGCGGCTCGAGGAGAACGTCTGGATGCTGCAGGCGAACTCCGGTGCGCCCGGAATGCCGTGGTACTTGTCGACGCAGCCGAGCGCGATGACGAGAATGTCGTACGGAATCGGATCCGCGTTCTCCATGAGAATAAGCTTGCGCTCCGCATCGACCGCTTGCACCTCGCCGTATTTCATGAGCAAGCGAGGGTCGACGGGGAACGCCACGCGCAAATCGATGTCGGCCACGGTCCCCGCAGCCAAAGCATAATATTCGGTCTTTAATCCTTGGAACGGCATCCGATCGATGAGTATCAGCTGGCAATCGTCCGGAAGGCGATCCTTGAGCAGCTCGGTTGCGACGGTGAGGCCGCCGTAGCCGCCGCCGAGAATGACAATTTTCCGCATGTTGGGGCTTCCTTTCTAGACTGTTCCTTGTATCTGCAAATCTGCCCGCGCCTCGAGGCCGTTCGGATCGAACGGCCGCCGAGAGCGAGGGCTTATTTATTATTCGTAGACTTTAATTTCGTTGTAGAACGTATCGCGTTCCACGGCGGTGCGGCCGGCGCCTTTGATCAGCCAAACCAGCTCGTCCCGCGTCAGGCCTTCCTCGGTCGTCGCGCCAGCGGCGTGACTGATGCGTTCCTTCACGAGCGTGCCGTGCACGTCGGATGCGCCGAACGTCAAAGCCATCTGCGTCAATTGCGTACCGATATTAATGAAGTATGCCTTAATATGAGGGAAATTATCGAGCATAAGTCTGGATATGGCGATCATGCGCATATCCTCGAACGCCGACGTCCGCCGCTTGAGACCGGCCGTTTTCGACTTCGGCTGAACCGCGAGCGGGATGAACACCATGAAGCCGTTCGTCTCGTCCTGCAGCTCGCGCAAATACGCCATATGCTGGAGCCGCTCTTCGATCGTTTCGATGGAGCCGTACAGCATCGTGGCGTGCGTCTTCATGCCGAGGCGATGCGCCGTCCGGTGCACGTCGAGCCACTGATCGGAGGTGGCTTTGTCGACGGCCATCTTTTGGCGGTACCGCTCGGACAAGATTTCCGCGCCGCCGCCCGTCAGCGTGCCGAGGCCGGCGTCCTTCAGCGTCGACAGCACTTCCGTAAAGCTGAGTCCGCTCAGCCGGGAGAAAAACTCGATTTCCGCGCCGGTGT
This genomic window from Paenibacillus sp. contains:
- a CDS encoding NAD(P)/FAD-dependent oxidoreductase, yielding MRKIVILGGGYGGLTVATELLKDRLPDDCQLILIDRMPFQGLKTEYYALAAGTVADIDLRVAFPVDPRLLMKYGEVQAVDAERKLILMENADPIPYDILVIALGCVDKYHGIPGAPEFACSIQTFSSSRATYQQVNDVKPYGQVTIVGGGLSGVEVAAELRESRPDLNIRILDRGPSVLSAFPGKAQDYVRSWFLEHDVEMRGHVALSRLERGVLYDRDQIIETDVTVWTAGIQASPIVQALPGEKDGMGRLFLTDTYHLPHDDAIYVVGDCAALPFAPSGQAAEAQGKQVAEVIRARMRGESVRLRQIKLKGVLGSLGKKAGFGVMGRRTLMGRVPRLLKSGVLWMSKTHLG
- a CDS encoding SDR family oxidoreductase; amino-acid sequence: MERQRTLAGKTALVTGSARGLGRMTALQLAALGCNVAVNYVRSERDALELVDRLRAFGVRAAAVRADVGDPASARRLVDETERLLDSGIDILVNNAGPFVRERRSFADAPEDELEMLVQGNLLGPMRLDRLVIPGMRERGFGRIVHFGFGRSAEARGWPHRGAYAAAKVALVSLTKTLAVEEAGSGITVNMVCPGDIRGNNKEKRIDEVRGEADPEASGRPGSGEDVARVIAFLCDPASDYVTGNIVDVTGGFDPIRYRFA
- the mqnE gene encoding aminofutalosine synthase MqnE translates to MSALLTGTDKRMAEIADKVNNGVRLSIEDGLYLYETNDLLTLGQLANQVNQRKNGNKVYFIENMTLYFTNVCEAHCAFCNYRRDPGQDGAFTYSPEEVIAFAEQHYHPGVREFHITGGHNATVPFQYYVDSIRALKQRFPDVTIKAYTGAEIEFFSRLSGLSFTEVLSTLKDAGLGTLTGGGAEILSERYRQKMAVDKATSDQWLDVHRTAHRLGMKTHATMLYGSIETIEERLQHMAYLRELQDETNGFMVFIPLAVQPKSKTAGLKRRTSAFEDMRMIAISRLMLDNFPHIKAYFINIGTQLTQMALTFGASDVHGTLVKERISHAAGATTEEGLTRDELVWLIKGAGRTAVERDTFYNEIKVYE
- a CDS encoding YuzB family protein; translation: MNRLVEFCTNNMHHGTDEIMRRLEERPDVETIEYGCLGNCGQCYLEPYALVDGEVVAAEDAETLYEKIVEKLNEAEVDPFADLPLD
- a CDS encoding NifU family protein, encoding MTTNTDEKMYDDVVEVLDKLRPFLQRDGGDVELVDIEDGIVKLRLMGACGSCPSSTITLKAGIERALMEEIDGVKEVMQVF